From the genome of Haloferax mediterranei ATCC 33500, one region includes:
- a CDS encoding PadR family transcriptional regulator, translating into MFELTGFQRDLLYVIAGSERPSGQEVKEMISKDVGEVNHGRLYPNLDALVEEGYVNKGQHDRRTNFYEMSEKGRESIIKRRDWENQHVEFLG; encoded by the coding sequence ATGTTCGAATTGACTGGCTTCCAGCGCGACCTACTGTACGTCATCGCCGGTTCCGAACGGCCATCCGGCCAAGAGGTCAAAGAGATGATCAGCAAAGACGTAGGGGAGGTGAATCACGGTCGGCTGTACCCGAACCTCGACGCGCTCGTAGAAGAGGGTTACGTCAACAAGGGCCAACACGACCGTCGAACGAATTTCTACGAGATGTCCGAGAAGGGCCGAGAATCCATTATCAAACGTCGAGACTGGGAAAACCAACACGTCGAGTTCCTGGGCTGA
- a CDS encoding DUF7344 domain-containing protein encodes MTTLSKDELFRILSNSRRRQILYFLHRAGEPLSLKELAAMVAARENETAVEDVTDEERQRVYISLYQTHLPKLETAELIDYDEEERTVELVASVAKQGFFWMQPESRYPWNRYYAILGVLGWVLILGFWAGIPGFALLSWSLIAVLVSTVLLLMVLVQYLLEERAGMTSGAFETLVE; translated from the coding sequence ATGACAACACTATCAAAAGACGAGTTATTTCGCATCCTCAGCAACTCCCGGCGGAGGCAAATACTCTATTTCCTCCACCGTGCGGGTGAACCGCTCTCGTTGAAAGAACTCGCTGCGATGGTTGCAGCGAGAGAAAACGAGACCGCAGTCGAAGACGTGACCGACGAGGAGCGCCAGCGAGTGTACATCTCGTTATACCAGACGCATCTTCCAAAACTCGAAACTGCCGAGTTAATCGACTACGACGAAGAAGAACGAACCGTCGAACTCGTCGCGAGCGTCGCAAAACAGGGGTTTTTCTGGATGCAACCTGAGTCCCGCTATCCGTGGAACCGCTACTACGCCATTCTCGGTGTGCTTGGGTGGGTGCTGATTCTCGGTTTCTGGGCTGGCATCCCGGGGTTCGCGCTTCTTTCGTGGAGTCTTATCGCGGTGCTCGTCTCGACCGTGCTGTTACTTATGGTCCTTGTTCAGTATCTGTTGGAAGAACGAGCTGGGATGACGTCTGGCGCATTCGAAACTCTGGTTGAGTGA